The nucleotide window CCGCGTTGGCGGAAGTGCATGGCGCGCGCATCGTCGGCCAGCGGCGCGAGGGCCTGCGTCAGACGCTCGGCCCGCGCGACATTGCGTGCCAGCACGTCGTCGTCGGCAAAGATATCGAGCGTGGCGAGTGCCGCGCGGCACGCGAGCGGATTGCCCGTGTACGAGTGCGAGTGCAAAAAGCCGCGCGCGGTGTCGTCGTCGTAGAACGCGTCGTAGATGGCGTCGCGCGAGAGCACCAGCGAGAGCGGCAGATAGCCGCCGCTGATGCCTTTCGAGAGCGTGAGCAGGTCGGGCCAGATGTCGGCCTGTTCGCACGCGAAGAACGTGCCCGTGCGGCCACAGCCCACTGCGATTTCGTCCGCGATCATGTGTGCGCCGTGGCGATCGCACAACGCGCGCACTTCGCGCAGATAGGCCGGGTCGTGCATCGCCATGCCGGCGGCGCACTGCACCAGTGGCTCCACGATGACGGCGGCGACACGGCCCTCGCACTGCGTGAGCAGCGAATCGAGTTCGGTGGCCGCGCGGTGTGCGACGTCCTCCGCCGTTTCGCCGTCACGGGCGAGACGTGCGTCGGGAGACGCGACCACGTGAGCATGACGCAGCAGCGGGTCGTACGCGTCGCGGAAGAGGGCGACATCGGTAACGGCCAGTGCGCCTAGCGTCTCGCCGTGATAGCCGTTTTTCACGCACACGAATTCGCGCTTGTCGCTGTGGCCCTGATTGCGCCACGCGTGAAAGCTCATCTTAAGTGCGATCTCGACGGCAGACGCGCCGTCACTCGCGAAGAACGCATGGCCGAGCACGCCGCCAGTGAGTGCCGACAGGCGCTCGGCGAGGGCGACGACGGGTTCGTGCGTGAAACCCGCGAGCATCGCGTGCTCCAGACGGCCAAGCTGGTCGATCAGCGCCGCGTTGATGCGCGGATTCGCGTGACCGAACAGATTGACCCACCACGAGCTGATCGCATCGAGGTAGCGCTGGCCGTCGGTATCGACCAGCCACGGGCCGTCGCCATGCGAGAGCGCGACGAGGGGAAGCTTCGCCTGCTGCTTCATCTGCGTGCAGGGGTGCCAGACCTGACGCTGACTGCGTGCCGCGAGATTGCCGGGGCCTGACGCGTCAACGCGTGCAGTGGGTTCGGCGATGGTGGGGGGGTGCCCTTGCGCTTGCCGGATAGGGGCGTCCATCATTGACTCCTTCATGCGCCGAGGCGGGCGACGCAGGTGCGGATGCACCGTTGTCGATTCGCCCGGCTGGCCGTCGTCAGGCATACGCAAGGTGCGTTGCTGGACGGGGCCGGAGGTGGGGGATGGGCGCATGGTAGGCAAAGCAATTTGGCAGGGCAATAGGCGGAAATGGCGTGAAATATCGTGCTCTTGCGAGCTATAGCTCGACGTTATCGATAAATTCTTAAAACCTGCCGATAACGTTGCGGCATCTCCGCCGTCACCCCTCCCAAAATAAATTTGTAACCGTGTTGCAGGCAATGTCGCGATGTTTTGACGCTACGCGCCGAAATTGCCGGTTTTTTCAGGCTCAGGACGCGTCGCGCCACGACGGCGAGCGCTTCTCGAGGAACGAGCGCACGCCTTCGCGGCCTTCGTCGGACGCCCGGATCGTGGCGATACGATCGGCCGTCTCGGCAATGGCTTCGTCGTCGATGGCGCGGCTGGCAAAGTCCTGCACGAGGCGCTTGCACTCCTTCACAGCGTTCGGGCTGTTATCGGCCAGCGCTTTGGCGAGGGCCTGCACGGTGGCGTCGAGTGCGTCGGCGCTCACCACTTCATGCACCAGACCGTGACGCTGCGCGGTGGCTGCCGTGAAGCGCTCTGCGGTGAGGAAGTAGCGGCGCGAGGCGGGCTCGCCAAGCGCACGAATCACATACGGGCCGATGGTCGCGGGAATCAACCCAAGGCGCGCTTCCGACAGGCAGAAGTGCGCCGTGTCGACGGCCACCACGATGTCGGCCACCGCCGCGAGGCCCACACCACCCGCATACGTATCGCCTTGCACGCGCGCGATGACCGGCTTCGGGCAACGGTAGATGGTGTTGAGCATGACGGCGAGCGTCATCGCGTCGGCACGGTTCTCGGTGTCCGAGTAACCGGCCATCTTCTTCATCCAGTTCAGATCGGCACCGGCGCAGAAGGCGACGCCCTCGGCGGCCAGCACGATCACGCGCACGTCGTCGTTTTCGGCGAGCGCGCGAAACGTGCCGGTCAGTTCTTCGATGACCGTTTCGTTGAAAGCATTGCGAACGTCGGGGCGGTTGAGCGTGACCGTGGCGACGTGGGCGTCGACGCTGAGTTTGAGCGTGGCAAGGTTCATGGCGGCAAATCCTCGACGGCCCCTTTCACGCAACAAGCGATATAGGGAAGGGGCCGGTGTGTTCATTACATGCGGAACAGGCCGAAGCGCGTTTCCGGAATCGGCGCATTGAGCGCGGCCGACAGGCCGAGCCCGAGCACCGTGCGGGTATCGGCAGGGTCGATCACGCCGTCGTCCCACAGGCGGGCGCTGGCGTAGTACGGATGGCCCTGACGCTCGTACTGATCGCGAATCGGCTGCTTGAACGCGTCTTCTTCGGCGGCGCTCCACTGACCGCCCTTGCTTTCGATACCGTCGCGCTTGACGGTCGCCAGCACCGACGCCGCTTGCTCGCCACCCATCACCGAGATGCGCGAATTCGGCCACATCCACAGGAAGCGCGGCGAATACGCGCGCCCGCACATACCGTAGTTCCCGGCACCGAACGAGCCGCCGATGATGACCGTGAACTTCGGCACGTTGGCCGTGGCGACGGCCGTCACCATCTTGGCGCCGTGCTTGGCGATGCCTTCGTTTTCGTACTTGCGCCCGACCATGAAGCCGGTGATGTTTTGCAGGAAGATCAGCGGAATCTTGCGCTGGCAGCACAGTTCGATGAAGTGCGCGCCTTTTTGCGCCGACTCCGAGAACAGAATGCCGTTGTTCGCGACGATGCCGACCGGGTAGCCCCACAGATGCGCGAAGCCACACACGAGGGTGGTGCCGTAGCGTGCTTTGAATTCGTCGAATTCCGAGCCGTCGACCAGACGCGCGATGACTTCACGCACGTCGAACGGCTTCTTCGTGTCGGCGGGAATCACGCCATACACTTCGCGCGGGTCGTACTTCGGCTCGACCGGTGTCTTCACGGCCACCGTGGCCGGCTTGCGGCGGTTCAGGTTCGCGGCGATGCTGCGCGCGATCGACAGCGCGTGGGCATCGTTCTGCGCGAAGTGATCGACGACGCCCGACAGGCGCGTGTGCACATCGGCACCGCCAAGGTCTTCGGCGCTGACTTCTTCGCCCGTGGCGGCTTTCACCAGCGGCGGGCCGCCGAGGAAAATCGTGCCCTGATCCTTCACGATGATCGACTCGTCGCTCATGGCGGGCACATACGCGCCACCGGCCGTGCACGAACCCATCACCACGGCGATCTGCGGGATGCCCTGTGCAGACATCGTCGCCTGGTTGTAGAAGATGCGGCCGAAGTGATCGCGATCGGGGAAAACGTCGTCCTGATTCGGCAGGTTGGCACCGCCCGAGTCGACCAGATAGATGCACGGCAGATGATTCTGCTCGGCGATCTCCTGCGCGCGCAGGTGCTTTTTGACCGTCATCGGGTAGTAGGTGCCGCCCTTGACTGTGGCGTCGTTGCAGACGATCACGCACTCCTGCCCCGACACACGGCCGATGCCGGTGATGATGCCCGCGCCCGGCGCGTCGTCGTGATACATGCCGATCGCGGCGAGTTGCGAGAGTTCGAGAAACGGCGAGCCCGGATCGAGCAGTTGCTGCACACGCTCGCGCGGCAGCAACTTGCCACGGGCCACATGCTTCTTGCGTGCGGCTTCGCCGCCGCCGCCCGAGAGTTGCGCAATGCGCTCGCGCAGGTCGTCGACCAGCGTCTGCATCGTGGCCGCGTTGCGGGCAAAGTCCTCGCCGCGCGGGTTGAGCTTGCTTTCGAGAATCGGCATGTGACGAAATCCGGTGGAGAGTGAGTTGTCGTTAGGTTCGGATCAGAAACTTGTCGGCGGCGAGCGTGCGAACGTGACTTGTGGTCAGTCGAACAGATCGCCGTCGATATAGCGCCAGCGGCCGTCGTCGGTGCGCTCGAAGCGGCTGCGCTCATGCAGCCGGTGTGCGCGGCCACCCACTTTGTAGCGCGCGACGAATTCCACTTCGGCGTGTGCGTCGTCGCGTTGCAAATGCGCTTTGACTTGCAGGCCCAGCCATTGCGGTGCGTCATCGAAATCGAGCGTCGCGGGGCGCGTGCGCGCGGCCCACGTGTCGATCAGATAGGGCGCGTTCTGACGCACGAACGCGGTGTATCGCGAACGCATCAGTGCCTCGGCCGTCGGCGGCAGCTCACCGCCGTCGATGTAGCGTCCGCAGCACGAGTCGAACGCGAGACCGCCGCAGGGGCAGCCTTCGCGCTCGAAGTCCGACGCCGTGGTCGAGGTGGCGGATGCAGCATTGGCGCGGGGCGATTTGGGGCTTGCCATGTCGTCGTGCCCCGTCAGACCTTGCCGTTTTGCAGGCAGGCTTCCACCTGACCGAAACGGTCGTAGCCCCAGAACGGCTCGCCGTCCACGATCACGAAGGGCGAGCCGAACACGCCACGCGCCATCGCCAGATCGATTTCCGCCTTGAGGTGGTCCTTGGCCGCGGGCGAGTGCATGCCCTTGTCGAGTGCCGCGCCGTCGATGCCGAGGGTCTCGCCGAGCCTGACGAGTTCGGCGGGCTCACCGATGTTTACGTCGTCGACGTAGAGCGCGCGGTAGATCAATTTGGCGAATTCTGCGGCGAGATCGCCGCCGCGATGATCTGCCACCCAGAGCACGGCGCGCTCGGCGCACTGCGTCGGAATGGGGAAGTGCGACGGACGCTTGTACGCAATACCCTTGAAGCGGGCCGTGCGTTCGACGTCACGACGCATGTACTCGGTCTTGATCGGATGCTGCACCGGCGCGCCTGTGCCGTTCACCTTGTAGACAATGTCGAGCAGGATCGGATGCCAGGCGACACCGCGTCCGTACTTGTTGGCAATCTCGTCGATGCAGGTGCTCGCAAAATACCCGTACGGGGATGCGAAGTCGAAATAAAAGTCGATGGCGGACGTCATGGTGGCTCCGTTTCAGAATGACGTTTCTGGCCCGCTTATCAAAAGATACGGCGGTAGGGCGTACAGCTTGTTATTCGTTGACTACGTTGACTACAGTGATTCCGGTGCTGCTCTGCAACGTGCTGGCTTACCAAGTGAGCGCGTTGCCGTCGTAATTGAAGAACCCGCCGTTGTGCGTGGCGCGCTCGCCCGGGGCGCGGGCCAACACGCGGCGCATGCCGGCAACGCTCGTCTGCACGTCGATGTCGGCGTTCTCGCCGCCCATGTCCGTGCGCACCCAGCCCGGGTGCATCGCTACGCAAGTCGCCTGCTGCGCTTCGAGCGAGGCGGCCTTGACCACCGAGTTCACGGCGGCCTTGCTGGCGCGATACAACCAGCTGCCGTTCGAATCCATCAATGCGACGCTGCCCATGCGGCTCGACAGAAAACCGAACGACCCCTTGGCCTCTTCGACGAACGGCAACACGAGCGGCGCGACCTGCATCGCCCCGAGCACGTTCGTGTGAAACACGCGGTCGAATTCTTCGCGCGTAATCGGCGCGAGGCCGGTCGTGCGTTCTGAATTCACACCGGCGTTGTAGATGGCGACATCGAGCGCTTCACCATCGAGCTGCCACGTGAGCCCGGCGACCGACTCGATACGGGTGACGTCGAGTTTGAGCGGTTGGGCGCCGAGATCGCGCAGCGCGGCCAGACCCTCGTCATTGCGGGCCGTGCCGATCACGCGCCAGCCGTCTTCCCGGTATTGCCGCACGAATTCGAGACCGATACCGCGGGAAGCACCGAGGATGAGGGCAGTTTTCATGACGCGTGAGTCCTTGTTTGAGGGCTGCCGGGAGGACGGTGAGCCAAGTGGCCCAAGTCGCCCCTGATGACCGGCAGCCGGAATTGGTCAGACGAGTTCGATCGCCATGGCCGTCGCTTCGCCGCCGCCGATACACAGGCTGGCGACGCCGCGCTTGCCACCGGTCTTGCGCAACGCCCCGATCAAGGTGACCAGAATACGCGCACCCGAGGCGCCGATGGGGTGACCGAGGGCGCAGGCGCCGCCGTGAATGTTCACCTTGTCGTGCGGCAGATCGAATTCGTGCATGGCGGCCATCGTGACGACGGCAAAGGCTTCGTTGATTTCGTACAGATCGACGTTGCCTGCCGACCAGCCGGTTTTCTCGAACAGCTTGCGAATCGCGCCGACCGGGGCCGTCGTGAACAGGCCCGGCGCTTGGGCGAACGTGGTGTGCCCGGCGATGCGTGCGAGCGGCGTCAGGCCGAGGCGCTTGGCGGTGGACTCGCGCATGAGCACGAGCGCGGCGGCGCCGTCGGAGATCGACGACGAGTTGGCGGCCGTCACGGTGCCGTCCTTGCGGAAGGCGCCCTTGAGGGTCGGAATCTTCTCGGGGTTGGCCTTGAACGGCTGTTCGTCGTGCTCGACCACCGTGTCGCCCTTGCGGCCCGGCACCGTCACCGCCGTGATTTCCCACGCGAAGGAACCGTCCTTCGTGGCGTTCTGTGCGCGCTCCAGCGAGGCGATGGCGAAGGCGTCCTGCGCTTCGCGCGTGAAGGCGTAGCGGTCGGCGCACTCTTCGGCAAACGTGCCCATCAGACGGCCCTTGTCGTAGGCGTCTTCCAGACCGTCGAAAAACATGTGGTCGATGACCTGACCGTGTCCCATGCGCATGCCGGCACGGGCCTTGGGCAGCAGGTACGGCGCGTTGCTCATGCTTTCCATGCCGCCGGCGACGATCACGTCGGCGCTGCCGGCAACGAGCATGTCGTGCGCGAACATCGCCGCGCGCATGCCCGAGCCGCACATCTTGTTGACCGTGGTGGCACCGGCAGCGAGCGGCAGACCCGC belongs to Pandoraea norimbergensis and includes:
- the bioA gene encoding adenosylmethionine--8-amino-7-oxononanoate transaminase; translated protein: MMDAPIRQAQGHPPTIAEPTARVDASGPGNLAARSQRQVWHPCTQMKQQAKLPLVALSHGDGPWLVDTDGQRYLDAISSWWVNLFGHANPRINAALIDQLGRLEHAMLAGFTHEPVVALAERLSALTGGVLGHAFFASDGASAVEIALKMSFHAWRNQGHSDKREFVCVKNGYHGETLGALAVTDVALFRDAYDPLLRHAHVVASPDARLARDGETAEDVAHRAATELDSLLTQCEGRVAAVIVEPLVQCAAGMAMHDPAYLREVRALCDRHGAHMIADEIAVGCGRTGTFFACEQADIWPDLLTLSKGISGGYLPLSLVLSRDAIYDAFYDDDTARGFLHSHSYTGNPLACRAALATLDIFADDDVLARNVARAERLTQALAPLADDARAMHFRQRGMIWAFDAKLPDTPGAAGAFAKQFYSEARARGVLLRPLGATVYLMPPYVLDDSTSDWLAEQTIAAFDATMRQGFDSMGRAA
- a CDS encoding enoyl-CoA hydratase/isomerase family protein, with translation MNLATLKLSVDAHVATVTLNRPDVRNAFNETVIEELTGTFRALAENDDVRVIVLAAEGVAFCAGADLNWMKKMAGYSDTENRADAMTLAVMLNTIYRCPKPVIARVQGDTYAGGVGLAAVADIVVAVDTAHFCLSEARLGLIPATIGPYVIRALGEPASRRYFLTAERFTAATAQRHGLVHEVVSADALDATVQALAKALADNSPNAVKECKRLVQDFASRAIDDEAIAETADRIATIRASDEGREGVRSFLEKRSPSWRDAS
- a CDS encoding carboxyl transferase domain-containing protein; its protein translation is MPILESKLNPRGEDFARNAATMQTLVDDLRERIAQLSGGGGEAARKKHVARGKLLPRERVQQLLDPGSPFLELSQLAAIGMYHDDAPGAGIITGIGRVSGQECVIVCNDATVKGGTYYPMTVKKHLRAQEIAEQNHLPCIYLVDSGGANLPNQDDVFPDRDHFGRIFYNQATMSAQGIPQIAVVMGSCTAGGAYVPAMSDESIIVKDQGTIFLGGPPLVKAATGEEVSAEDLGGADVHTRLSGVVDHFAQNDAHALSIARSIAANLNRRKPATVAVKTPVEPKYDPREVYGVIPADTKKPFDVREVIARLVDGSEFDEFKARYGTTLVCGFAHLWGYPVGIVANNGILFSESAQKGAHFIELCCQRKIPLIFLQNITGFMVGRKYENEGIAKHGAKMVTAVATANVPKFTVIIGGSFGAGNYGMCGRAYSPRFLWMWPNSRISVMGGEQAASVLATVKRDGIESKGGQWSAAEEDAFKQPIRDQYERQGHPYYASARLWDDGVIDPADTRTVLGLGLSAALNAPIPETRFGLFRM
- a CDS encoding YchJ family protein, which encodes MASPKSPRANAASATSTTASDFEREGCPCGGLAFDSCCGRYIDGGELPPTAEALMRSRYTAFVRQNAPYLIDTWAARTRPATLDFDDAPQWLGLQVKAHLQRDDAHAEVEFVARYKVGGRAHRLHERSRFERTDDGRWRYIDGDLFD
- a CDS encoding 2-hydroxychromene-2-carboxylate isomerase, with the translated sequence MTSAIDFYFDFASPYGYFASTCIDEIANKYGRGVAWHPILLDIVYKVNGTGAPVQHPIKTEYMRRDVERTARFKGIAYKRPSHFPIPTQCAERAVLWVADHRGGDLAAEFAKLIYRALYVDDVNIGEPAELVRLGETLGIDGAALDKGMHSPAAKDHLKAEIDLAMARGVFGSPFVIVDGEPFWGYDRFGQVEACLQNGKV
- a CDS encoding SDR family oxidoreductase is translated as MKTALILGASRGIGLEFVRQYREDGWRVIGTARNDEGLAALRDLGAQPLKLDVTRIESVAGLTWQLDGEALDVAIYNAGVNSERTTGLAPITREEFDRVFHTNVLGAMQVAPLVLPFVEEAKGSFGFLSSRMGSVALMDSNGSWLYRASKAAVNSVVKAASLEAQQATCVAMHPGWVRTDMGGENADIDVQTSVAGMRRVLARAPGERATHNGGFFNYDGNALTW
- a CDS encoding acetyl-CoA C-acetyltransferase yields the protein MQDPIVIVSAARTPMGGLQGVFGDVAAPQLGAAAIRAAVERAGLKPEQIDEVVMGCVLPAGQGQAPARQATLGAGLPLAAGATTVNKMCGSGMRAAMFAHDMLVAGSADVIVAGGMESMSNAPYLLPKARAGMRMGHGQVIDHMFFDGLEDAYDKGRLMGTFAEECADRYAFTREAQDAFAIASLERAQNATKDGSFAWEITAVTVPGRKGDTVVEHDEQPFKANPEKIPTLKGAFRKDGTVTAANSSSISDGAAALVLMRESTAKRLGLTPLARIAGHTTFAQAPGLFTTAPVGAIRKLFEKTGWSAGNVDLYEINEAFAVVTMAAMHEFDLPHDKVNIHGGACALGHPIGASGARILVTLIGALRKTGGKRGVASLCIGGGEATAMAIELV